Proteins encoded by one window of Pseudonocardia alni:
- a CDS encoding DUF4333 domain-containing protein: MNNPQGPDRHPEDAAERTGEIPAWGTPPPGGWGADPETTGAWSPDRDDRDGWAAPGAGGAPVQGTGGWDAVPPAGGRHGGDTGGWAAHDGAAGDPARGESLWGDEAGSDTGTDGGWAVPTGRRARRRAAETGAPTDAVPTSSPGSPWADAQTTAAVPADGGSGPGGWQNPGPGEDEPWVSRDAVRSPSRTRLYILAGVGAVVVAALVVGALFWAGVLGSDRLDRTALQAGVNQVLTQDYGLQVGAIACPEDVEVSAGTQFTCQAVVDGEQVEVPVVVTSDQGDYQVGRV; this comes from the coding sequence ATGAACAACCCGCAGGGACCGGACCGGCATCCCGAGGATGCCGCGGAGCGGACCGGGGAGATCCCCGCCTGGGGCACGCCACCGCCCGGCGGGTGGGGCGCCGACCCCGAGACCACCGGAGCCTGGTCCCCCGACCGCGACGACCGCGACGGCTGGGCCGCCCCCGGCGCCGGCGGCGCACCCGTGCAGGGCACCGGCGGCTGGGACGCCGTCCCGCCCGCGGGCGGACGCCACGGCGGCGACACCGGCGGCTGGGCCGCCCACGACGGAGCCGCCGGGGACCCGGCCCGCGGCGAGTCGCTGTGGGGCGACGAGGCGGGCTCCGACACCGGCACCGACGGCGGATGGGCCGTCCCGACCGGGCGCCGCGCCCGTCGCCGGGCCGCCGAGACCGGAGCCCCCACCGACGCCGTCCCCACGTCGTCACCCGGGTCGCCCTGGGCCGACGCGCAGACCACCGCAGCCGTCCCGGCCGACGGCGGGTCCGGGCCGGGCGGGTGGCAGAACCCCGGGCCCGGTGAGGACGAGCCCTGGGTCTCCCGGGACGCGGTCCGCTCCCCGTCGCGGACGCGGCTGTACATCCTGGCCGGGGTCGGCGCCGTGGTGGTGGCCGCACTCGTGGTCGGTGCCCTGTTCTGGGCGGGCGTGCTCGGCAGCGACCGGCTCGACCGCACCGCGCTACAGGCCGGGGTCAACCAGGTCCTCACCCAGGACTACGGCCTGCAGGTCGGTGCGATCGCCTGCCCGGAGGACGTCGAGGTGTCGGCCGGTACGCAGTTCACCTGCCAGGCCGTCGTCGACGGCGAGCAGGTCGAGGTCCCCGTGGTCGTGACCAGCGACCAGGGCGACTACCAGGTCGGGCGGGTCTGA
- a CDS encoding GNAT family N-acetyltransferase: protein MSPDDPFAPYPAPPTVAPHTVRTLTDPADRRRAFDLFLGTLHHGPVTDDAWEAHGQAPDEHWLGVADPSGALVGSAYSFPTRLTLPGGARVPAAAVSGVGVRPDRTRAGRLTALMRAQLTAARDRGDVAAVLRASEAGIYGRYGYGVASRADQVRVTAGAAWRPEAPAGGTVRMLDPDEATALLPGLQERLAADRPGGMTRSARWWRRALRPAGPPAGEYKGVAVHTGTDGVDDGFVVWGVAEGDLATGGTDEVRLQQLWAAGPSATAGLWRFLTGLDLAGAVTSWARPLDEDLDLVLADSRAHRVTGRGDDLWLRLLDPDAALRARAWGPGGPVVLRVHDAFLGDTGTWRLADGAAEPAAGTDPDLECTVDALAAAFLGDRSPSSLVAAGRWREHTPGARVRADALFAVPGPAPWCGTFF from the coding sequence GTGAGCCCCGATGACCCGTTCGCCCCGTACCCCGCCCCGCCGACCGTCGCCCCTCACACGGTCCGGACCCTGACCGACCCCGCCGACCGGCGCCGCGCGTTCGACCTGTTCCTGGGCACCCTGCACCACGGCCCGGTCACCGACGACGCGTGGGAGGCCCACGGGCAGGCCCCCGACGAGCACTGGCTCGGCGTCGCGGACCCCTCCGGTGCGCTCGTCGGGTCGGCGTACTCCTTCCCGACCCGGCTGACCCTGCCCGGCGGGGCCCGGGTCCCCGCCGCCGCGGTGAGCGGCGTCGGGGTGCGACCCGACCGGACCCGCGCCGGGCGCCTGACCGCGCTCATGCGCGCCCAGCTGACCGCGGCCCGCGACCGCGGCGACGTCGCCGCGGTGCTCCGCGCCTCGGAGGCCGGCATCTACGGTCGCTACGGCTACGGCGTCGCCTCCCGCGCCGACCAGGTCCGCGTCACGGCGGGGGCCGCGTGGCGCCCGGAGGCCCCGGCCGGGGGCACGGTGCGGATGCTCGACCCCGACGAGGCGACCGCGCTGCTGCCCGGCCTGCAGGAACGCCTTGCCGCGGACCGCCCGGGCGGGATGACACGCTCCGCGCGCTGGTGGCGGCGGGCGCTGCGCCCCGCGGGCCCGCCCGCCGGCGAGTACAAGGGCGTGGCGGTGCACACCGGCACCGACGGCGTCGACGACGGGTTCGTGGTGTGGGGTGTCGCGGAGGGCGACCTGGCCACCGGCGGCACGGACGAGGTCCGGCTGCAGCAGCTCTGGGCCGCCGGGCCCTCCGCGACCGCCGGGCTGTGGCGGTTCCTGACCGGCCTCGACCTGGCCGGCGCGGTGACGAGCTGGGCACGTCCCCTCGACGAGGACCTCGATCTGGTGCTGGCCGACTCCCGGGCCCACCGGGTCACCGGCCGCGGCGACGACCTGTGGCTGCGCCTGCTCGACCCGGACGCCGCGCTGCGGGCCCGCGCCTGGGGCCCCGGCGGACCGGTCGTGCTGCGGGTGCACGACGCGTTCCTCGGCGACACCGGCACCTGGCGTCTCGCCGACGGCGCCGCCGAGCCCGCCGCCGGCACCGATCCCGACCTGGAGTGCACCGTCGACGCACTGGCGGCGGCGTTCCTCGGCGACCGGTCGCCGTCGTCGCTGGTGGCGGCGGGCCGCTGGCGCGAGCACACTCCCG